Proteins encoded in a region of the Chelonoidis abingdonii isolate Lonesome George chromosome 2, CheloAbing_2.0, whole genome shotgun sequence genome:
- the VSTM2A gene encoding V-set and transmembrane domain-containing protein 2A isoform X3, translating into MMGIFLAYVGCIFFSVLYIQQGLSTQAKFTEFPRNVTATEGQNVEMSCAFQSGSASVYLEIQWWFLRAAEEQEAGDEVTGTQVELLPERDLDNDGTKISTVKVQGNDISHKLQISKVRKKDEGLYECRVTDANYGDLQEYKAQAFLKVNANSHSRRMQAFEASPMWLQDMKPRKNISAAVPSSIHNSSNQRMRSTASPEAAAKIPKQSPQSVHAKTFMGTRAKLAS; encoded by the exons ATGATGGGGATCTTTCTGGCTTATGTTGGATGCATTTTCTTTTCCGTGTTATATATTCAACAAGGACTTTCTACCCAAG CAAAATTCACCGAGTTCCCCCGAAATGTCACAGCCACTGAAGGGCAGAACGTGGAGATGTCGTGCGCTTTCCAGAGCGGCTCCGCCTCGGTGTACCTCGAGATCCAGTGGTGGTTTCTGCGAGCAGCCgaggagcaggaggctggagaCGAGGTGACGGGCACTCAG GTGGAGCTCTTACCAGAGAGAGACTTGGACAATGACGGAACAAAGATAAGC ACAGTGAAAGTACAAGGGAATGACATCTCCCACAAGTTGCAGATTTCAAAAGTGAGGAAAAAGGATGAAGGCTTGTATGAGTGCAGGGTGACAGATGCCAACTATGGAGACCTTCAAGAATACAAGGCCCAGGCATTTCTCAAAGTCAATGCTAACAGCCACTCTCGGCGAATGCAGGCCTTTGAAGCATCCCCAATGTGGTTGCAAGATATGAAACCTCGCAAGAACATCTCAGCAGCTGTTCCCAGTAGCATCCATAACTCTTCCAATCAGCGAATGCGCTCCACTGCCAGCCCTGAAGCAGCAGCTAAAATCCCAAAACAGAGTCCACAATCAG